The Candidatus Binataceae bacterium DNA segment CTTATGGCGGCGACGTTCTGATCGGTGGTCCGCTGATGCAGGTTGGCCAGCGCGTTATCGACAGCGCGGCCAAGATGCTGATCGGACAGTTCTTCGCCGCGGCCGAGGCCGAGTTGAAGGCCGAAGCGGCGGGCACGGTCGCGCGCCAGGGCTTCCTGATCAATTTCTGGCGCTACCTGATGCGCCTCGTTCGCTCGCTGTTTTCGCGGAGCTAGGGCGCTCGGATACCTGAGGTGCGCGGGCAGCGCGGCGGCAGAGCGCAGGCCCTATTCTCCGGCGATCGTCATTTCTGAAATCTTCAGCGTCGGGGCGGCCGTCGAAGAGCGCCAGACGAGATCGTTGCCGATCATTTCGATCGACATGAACATGTCCTTCAGATTGCCGGCAATCGTGATCTCCTGCACCGGGTAGGCAAGCTCGCCGTTCTCGATCCACATCCCGCCCGCGCCGCGCGAGTAATCGCCAGTAACCGCGTTGACGCCGAACCCGATGAGTTCCGTCAGGTAGAGCCCGTTCTTGACGGTGCGGATCATCTCCTCGGGCGAATACACGCCGGGCTGCAGGTAGAGATTGGTCGGGCTGACCGAAGGCGCGTCGCCCACCGAACGCGCGGCATTGCCGGTCGAGGAGAGGCCGAGCCGCCGCGCCGAGTATGTATCGAGCAGATAGGTCTTGAGCACGCCGCGATCGACCACGCTCTTGCGCGTGACCGGCAGGCCCTCGCCGTCGAACGGCTTGGAGCCAAGCCCGCCGCGCATCGTGCCGTCGTCGATAATCGTTACGCCGCCCGCGGCGATTTCCGTATCCAGCCGCCCGACCAGGAACGACGCGCCGCGATAGAGCGACGGCCCCGACGCCGCGCCCGCCAAGGCGCGGATAAGGCTCGCCGCCATGTCGGGATCGAACACGATCGGCACGCGCGTGGTTTTTATCTTGCGCGCACCGAGCTTTCTGAGCGCCCGTTTGGCCGAGGTCAGCCCCACCGACTCAGCATCTTCGAGGCCGTCGAAGCGCCGATGCTGCGTGTACCAGTGCCCGGTCTGCATCGCGCCGTTTTCCTCCGCGATAGGCGCGACGGCGAAGCCGTAGCTGGTGCCCTGGTACTCGCCGGTGAAGCCCTGACTGTTCGCGAAGACCACGCGGTAGCGGCCGGAGTCGAACTCAGCGCCGTCCGAGTTCTTGATTCTGCGGTCGGCGCCGAGCGCGGCGCGTTCGGCCTTGCGCGCGATTTCGAGCGCGCGGTCGGCGTCGATAATTCCGCTCGTGAGATCGGAGAGTTCCAGCTCCGGCAGGACCCGCGGATGCAGCGACGGCTCGGGCAAGCCGGACCACTGGTCGGAAGCGGTCAGGCGCGCAAGGCGCACCGTATCGGCGACGAACTCGCCGAGCGCCTTGCGCTCGAACTCGGCGGTCGACGCCGTGGCCGACGATTTTCCGACGAACACGCGCACGCCGAGCCGGCGCTCGCGCGAACTCTTGAGCTTCTCGACCTCGCCCATGCGCACGCCGGCGCTCAGCGATTCGCCGCTCGCAATCAGGACCTCGGCGGCGTCTGCGCCAGCGGCGCGCGCCTGCTCGAGGCTCCACTCAGCGAGCTCGATCCCGGGTTCAACCGATGACATCTGCGATATCTCTCCGTCCGCCGCCGGGTCCGCGTCAGGAGCGCGTGCCGCCGACCGTTATCGAGTCGATGCGGATCGTCGGCAGGCCCACGCCGACCGGCACCGATTGGCCATCCTTGCCGCACACGCCGACGCCCGGATCGAGTTCGAGGTCGTTGCCCACCATCGTCACGCGCGTGAGCACGTCGGGGCCGCTGCCGATGAGCGTTGCGCCTTTGACCGGGCGCGTCACCTTGCCGTCCTCGATCAGGTAGGCTTCCGAGGCCGAGAACACGAACTTGCCGTTGGTGATATCGACCTGTCCGCCGCCGAAACTCACCGCGTAGAGCCCGTTGCGCACCGAACGGAGAATTTCCTCGGGCGTCGAATCGCCGGGCAGCATGAAGGTATTGGTCATCCGCGGCATCGGGCTGTGCGCGAAACTCTCGCGCCGTCCGTTGCCGGTCGGTTCCATCTTCATCAGCCGCGCGTTGAGGCGGTCCTGCAGGTAGCCGCGCAGGATCCCCTTCTCGATCAGCACGGTGCGCGAGGTCGGCGTTCCCTCATCGTCGATATTGAGACTGCCGCGGCGGTTGGGAATCGTGCCGTCGTCGACCACGGTGCAGAACTCGCTCGCCACCCGTTCGCCGATACGGCCCGAGAAGGCCGAGGTGCGCTTGCGGTTGAAGTCGCCCTCGAGCCCATGCCCGATCGCCTCGTGCAGCAGGATCCCGGGCCATCCCGGGCCCAGCACCACCATCATTTCTCCCGCCGGCGCGTCGACGGCGTCGAGATTGACGATCGCCTGGCGCGCCGCCTTGAGCGCATGCTCGCGCCATCGATCGCCCTCGAAGAAAAACTTCCACTCCACCCGTCCGCCGCCGCCCGAGCTTCCGGACTGGCGGCCCTTGCCGTCCTCAGCGATGACCATCACGTTGAGGCGGCAAAGCGGCTGCACGTCGGCGGCTATCCGTCCCTCGCTGTTGACCACCATCACGATCTTGCGCTCGGCCGCGAACGAGGCCATCACGCTCTTGACCCGCGGGTCGAATTCGCGCGCTACGCGATCGATCTCGTTGAGCAGCTTTGCGCGCTCTTCCAGCGGCACCTCGAGCGGCGTGCTCTCGAGCTCGTACAGCGCGTGACGCGCCACCGGGCGGCCGACCTGCACCGCCGCGGGCACGTCGCCACCGCCGTGCGCGATCGCGCGCGCGGCCTCGGCCGCAAGACGCATCCGATCGACCGTGACCTCGTCAGAGTAGGCGTAGCCGGTGCGGTCTTCGGCGCAGACGCGCACACCGACGCCGTGGCTCAAACTCTTGCTCGTGCGGTTGACGATCGAGTCTTCAAGGCTAAGCCCCTCGGCGCTGCGGTACTCGAAATAAAGATCGGCGTAGTCCGCCTTGCGCTCCAGCGCGGCGCCGAGCGTGCCTTCGAGCGCGCTCTCGGTCATCCCGAAGCGGCTCAGGAAGAACTTGTCGGGCTTAATCAATTCGTTGGCCATTCGCGCACTCCACGGGACGAAACGATCATAACTTCGGGTCGAGTCTAGCAGAGCGAAAGCGCCTTCGGCACGTTGGCGCCGGAGGTTTGCCGATGGTGGCGGGTTTGCGGCCGCCTTCGGATGATTTTCGACGCTTTGTGACGCGCTGCCTACGGGCGGACGGCGGCGATGTTTGCATGAAACAGCGGCGAAGCCGGGGCGGCTACGGTGCTGTTTTGTACCGGAATCGGGATATTCGCCCGGTTCTAGCCGGCGGCAGCCGCGGCGCGCCGCTCGCCGCCGTGCTGATGCTCGCGGGTGTCAGGCTTGCGCCGCTTCTTGCGCGGCGCGGCGGCTTCGGAAGCACCGGTAAATTCGATCACCGAGATCGACGCGGCGTCGCCGCGGCGCACGCCATACTTGATGACGCGGGTGTAGCCGCCCGGACGCTCCTTGAAGCGGGGCGCGATCTCGTCGAACAGCTTCTTGACCGCGCCGTGGGACCCCAGAAACGCGTAGGCCCGGCGATGCGCCGCGAGGTCGCCACGCTTGCCCAACGTCACCATCCGGTCGGCCCAGCGCCTGAGTTCTTTGGCCTTGGCGTCCGTGGTCTTGAGCCGCCCGTACTGGATGAGGCTCAGGACGAGGTTGCGCATCAGGGCTTTGCGATGGGCCGAGGTGCGATTGAGCTTGCGGCCCGAGTTAAGGTGACGCATCTATCGTTGCTCCAGCGTTGCTCCAGAGGTACGCTCGCGCGGCGCTCTTCAGGCCGACTCGCGCCGCTCCTGCTCGGCCCACATGCGGTCGAGCTCGTTGCGCGGCGGCAGGTTGTCCAGTCGCATCCCGAGCGAGAGACCCATGTCAGTCAGGACCTCCTTGATCTCGTTGAGCGACTTGCGGCCGAAGTTCTTGATCTTGAGCATGTCCTGCTCGGTGCGCTGGACCAGTTCTCCGATGTATTTGATGTCGGCGTTCTGCAGGCCGTTGAAGGCGCGCACCGAAATCGGCAGCCCCTCGACCGGGCGGTACAAATACTCGTTGAGCATCGGCCGCGGCTCGCCGCCCTCGACGGCGATCGGCGCCTCGGCCTCTTCCTCGACGCCTGCAAAGATCGTCATCTGGTCGCGCGCCACTCGCGCCGCATAGGTCAGCGCGTCGCGCGGCGAGATCGAGCCGTCGGTCCAGATCTCCAGCACCAGGCGGTCATAGTCGGTGCGCTGACCGACACGCGCGTTGGTAACGGTGAAATTGACCTTCTTGATCGGCGAATAGACGGCGTCGAGCCGAATCGTCCCGATCGGCTCTTCGTCCTCGGTGCGCTCGGCCGGCGCGTAGCCGCGTCCGCGCCGGATCACCAGCTCCATCTCCAGTTCCGCGCCCTTCTCGAGCGTCGCGATATGCTGGTCCGGCGTGAGCACTTCGAGGCTGGGGCCGCCAGTGATGTCGCGCGCGGTCACCGTACCCTCGCCGCGCGCCTTGAGCGTGGCGGTCAGATGCTCGCCTTCGTGAAGGCGCAGGCGCACCTCCTTGAGATTGAGGACAATATCGGTCACGTCCTCCTTGACGCCCGCCACGGTGGAAAATTCGTGCAGCACGTTTTTGATCCGCACCGCGGTAATCGCGAAGCCAGGCAGCGAGGACAGCAGGATGCGGCGCAGGCCGTTGCCTATCGTGATGCCGTAGCCGCGCTCCAGCGGTTCGGCGAAGAACCGTCCGTAGGTCGGGGTCAGTTCCTTTTCGTCGAACTCGACAGCCTTCGGCTTAATTAGATCCCGCCAATCATTGTGCATATCCGATCGCTCTTCTCCGGAATTTTTTTTCGCCCCCACCCCATCGCCGTCCGCCGCGCGGCCGCGCACGCTCAGCGCGAGTAGTGCTCGACGATCAATTTCTCGCTTACCGGCATCGTCAGGTCGGCGCGCGCCGGCAGCGC contains these protein-coding regions:
- a CDS encoding metallopeptidase TldD-related protein, translating into MSSVEPGIELAEWSLEQARAAGADAAEVLIASGESLSAGVRMGEVEKLKSSRERRLGVRVFVGKSSATASTAEFERKALGEFVADTVRLARLTASDQWSGLPEPSLHPRVLPELELSDLTSGIIDADRALEIARKAERAALGADRRIKNSDGAEFDSGRYRVVFANSQGFTGEYQGTSYGFAVAPIAEENGAMQTGHWYTQHRRFDGLEDAESVGLTSAKRALRKLGARKIKTTRVPIVFDPDMAASLIRALAGAASGPSLYRGASFLVGRLDTEIAAGGVTIIDDGTMRGGLGSKPFDGEGLPVTRKSVVDRGVLKTYLLDTYSARRLGLSSTGNAARSVGDAPSVSPTNLYLQPGVYSPEEMIRTVKNGLYLTELIGFGVNAVTGDYSRGAGGMWIENGELAYPVQEITIAGNLKDMFMSIEMIGNDLVWRSSTAAPTLKISEMTIAGE
- the tldD gene encoding metalloprotease TldD translates to MANELIKPDKFFLSRFGMTESALEGTLGAALERKADYADLYFEYRSAEGLSLEDSIVNRTSKSLSHGVGVRVCAEDRTGYAYSDEVTVDRMRLAAEAARAIAHGGGDVPAAVQVGRPVARHALYELESTPLEVPLEERAKLLNEIDRVAREFDPRVKSVMASFAAERKIVMVVNSEGRIAADVQPLCRLNVMVIAEDGKGRQSGSSGGGGRVEWKFFFEGDRWREHALKAARQAIVNLDAVDAPAGEMMVVLGPGWPGILLHEAIGHGLEGDFNRKRTSAFSGRIGERVASEFCTVVDDGTIPNRRGSLNIDDEGTPTSRTVLIEKGILRGYLQDRLNARLMKMEPTGNGRRESFAHSPMPRMTNTFMLPGDSTPEEILRSVRNGLYAVSFGGGQVDITNGKFVFSASEAYLIEDGKVTRPVKGATLIGSGPDVLTRVTMVGNDLELDPGVGVCGKDGQSVPVGVGLPTIRIDSITVGGTRS
- a CDS encoding DNA-directed RNA polymerase subunit alpha; this encodes MHNDWRDLIKPKAVEFDEKELTPTYGRFFAEPLERGYGITIGNGLRRILLSSLPGFAITAVRIKNVLHEFSTVAGVKEDVTDIVLNLKEVRLRLHEGEHLTATLKARGEGTVTARDITGGPSLEVLTPDQHIATLEKGAELEMELVIRRGRGYAPAERTEDEEPIGTIRLDAVYSPIKKVNFTVTNARVGQRTDYDRLVLEIWTDGSISPRDALTYAARVARDQMTIFAGVEEEAEAPIAVEGGEPRPMLNEYLYRPVEGLPISVRAFNGLQNADIKYIGELVQRTEQDMLKIKNFGRKSLNEIKEVLTDMGLSLGMRLDNLPPRNELDRMWAEQERRESA